A genomic segment from Rahnella aceris encodes:
- the lpxK gene encoding tetraacyldisaccharide 4'-kinase → MIERIWSGKSPLYLLLLPLSWLYGLVSTLIRYSYKTGLKKSWRASVPVVVVGNLTAGGNGKTPVVIWLVETLQQHGFRVGVVSRGYGGRAEHYPLLLTEATPTTQAGDEPVLIFQRTGAPVAVSPVRSDAVKALLGANELDVIITDDGLQHYALQRDIEIVVIDGVRRFGNGHWLPAGPMRERESRLRSVDAVITNGGTARPGELAMFLQPGKAINLVTGEQCDASALKNVVAIAGIGHPPRFFSTLKQLGINVQKEVAFSDHQAYTSGQLSAVKAPGQILLMTEKDAVKCRSFAQPDWWYLPVDAKIEGDQAEKLLQRIAELILQKMH, encoded by the coding sequence ATGATTGAGCGCATCTGGTCAGGGAAATCACCGCTATATCTGTTACTCCTGCCTCTTTCATGGTTGTACGGGTTAGTTTCAACTTTGATCCGTTACAGCTATAAAACGGGGCTGAAAAAAAGCTGGCGGGCTTCGGTGCCTGTCGTGGTGGTCGGAAATCTGACTGCCGGAGGTAATGGTAAAACGCCGGTGGTGATCTGGCTGGTTGAAACACTCCAGCAGCATGGTTTTCGTGTTGGAGTCGTTTCGCGCGGTTATGGTGGCAGGGCTGAGCACTATCCCTTATTGCTGACGGAGGCGACGCCCACCACGCAGGCAGGTGATGAGCCAGTGCTAATATTTCAGAGAACCGGGGCACCGGTTGCGGTGTCTCCGGTTCGCTCTGATGCGGTAAAAGCATTACTTGGTGCAAATGAGTTAGACGTTATCATTACGGATGACGGATTACAGCATTATGCACTTCAGCGTGATATCGAAATTGTTGTGATCGACGGAGTCCGCCGTTTTGGTAATGGTCACTGGTTACCTGCAGGACCTATGCGTGAAAGAGAATCTCGTTTGCGTTCAGTGGATGCGGTTATTACCAATGGCGGCACAGCCCGTCCTGGTGAGTTAGCGATGTTCTTGCAACCTGGCAAAGCGATAAATTTGGTCACAGGTGAACAGTGTGATGCTTCTGCATTGAAAAATGTGGTTGCGATTGCCGGCATCGGGCATCCACCGCGTTTCTTTTCCACGTTGAAACAGCTAGGGATAAATGTACAAAAGGAAGTCGCTTTTTCGGATCATCAGGCTTACACCTCCGGACAACTGTCAGCTGTGAAGGCACCAGGACAGATCCTTCTGATGACTGAAAAGGATGCAGTAAAATGTCGTTCTTTTGCTCAGCCAGACTGGTGGTATTTACCGGTTGACGCCAAAATCGAGGGTGATCAGGCTGAGAAACTGCTCCAAAGAATAGCTGAGCTTATTTTGCAAAAGATGCATTGA
- a CDS encoding winged helix-turn-helix domain-containing protein has protein sequence MSHPVISLASARTLHLSAQNLLKPVTRKPVAADVVQAIRDMGLLQIDTISVVARSPYLVLFSRLGNYDPQWLEQALPAGKIFEYWAHEACFIPSEDYGLLRHRMLNPQGMGWKFSQTWFDEHQTDIEALLGHIAENGPVRSADFSTDKKSASGWWDWKPHKKHLETLFTSGKLMVSERRNFHRVYDLAERVMPGWDDASQTLEQSAAEYQMLRRSAQYLGIFRPEWLADYYRLRRVNTKAVIAQLLMDEEITPVEVAGLEDIYYVHRKQFPLLQQATESRIGSTVTTLLSPFDPVVWDRKRASMLFNFEYRIECYTPEAKRQYGYFTLPILQRGELIGRVDAKMHRKEKLLEVKSLHLEPDVTMSSRRAKDIHGAISRFAQWQGAEKVKTLKVPETLTVFWERDWQI, from the coding sequence ATGTCTCACCCGGTTATATCTCTTGCTTCAGCCCGCACCCTGCATCTATCTGCGCAAAATCTTCTTAAACCAGTGACCCGAAAGCCTGTTGCTGCGGATGTCGTTCAGGCGATCCGTGATATGGGATTGCTGCAAATTGACACGATAAGCGTGGTTGCGCGCAGTCCTTATCTGGTGTTGTTCAGCCGCTTAGGTAATTACGACCCTCAATGGCTGGAACAAGCCCTCCCGGCAGGAAAAATATTCGAGTATTGGGCACATGAGGCCTGTTTTATTCCCAGTGAAGATTACGGACTCCTGCGCCACCGGATGCTCAATCCTCAGGGGATGGGGTGGAAATTTTCTCAGACCTGGTTTGATGAACATCAGACGGATATTGAGGCACTGCTGGGACACATTGCTGAAAATGGCCCTGTGCGTTCGGCCGATTTCAGTACAGATAAAAAGTCTGCCAGCGGCTGGTGGGACTGGAAGCCTCATAAAAAACACCTGGAAACATTGTTTACTTCCGGGAAACTGATGGTGTCTGAACGGCGTAATTTCCACCGGGTTTACGACCTTGCTGAACGGGTGATGCCTGGCTGGGACGATGCGAGCCAGACTCTTGAACAGTCTGCAGCGGAATATCAGATGCTGCGGCGTTCGGCGCAATATCTTGGCATCTTTAGACCGGAATGGCTGGCGGACTATTATCGCCTCAGGCGGGTGAATACCAAGGCTGTGATTGCACAATTACTGATGGACGAGGAAATTACACCGGTCGAAGTGGCCGGGCTTGAAGATATTTACTATGTCCACCGGAAACAGTTTCCCCTTCTGCAACAAGCCACTGAATCACGGATCGGTTCAACGGTCACCACGCTGCTTTCACCTTTTGATCCCGTGGTATGGGATCGTAAACGCGCCTCAATGTTGTTTAATTTTGAATACCGGATCGAATGCTATACGCCGGAAGCAAAACGCCAGTACGGCTATTTCACGCTACCCATACTGCAGCGGGGTGAACTGATTGGTCGGGTGGATGCAAAAATGCATCGCAAAGAAAAACTACTGGAAGTGAAAAGCCTCCATCTCGAGCCCGATGTGACGATGTCTTCACGACGTGCAAAAGATATACACGGAGCAATCAGCCGGTTTGCACAGTGGCAGGGAGCTGAAAAAGTCAAAACCTTGAAAGTACCTGAAACGTTAACGGTGTTTTGGGAAAGAGACTGGCAGATTTAA
- a CDS encoding cold-shock protein has protein sequence MMLKMGLVKWYNQAKGYGFICPLDGSSEIYVQRTSIANTGNKSLSAGQKVEFTTYRSVTHGPSAADVIAF, from the coding sequence ATGATGTTAAAAATGGGTTTAGTTAAATGGTATAATCAGGCTAAAGGCTACGGTTTTATTTGCCCGCTTGATGGTTCTTCTGAAATTTATGTTCAGCGTACTTCCATCGCCAATACAGGGAATAAATCTCTGAGTGCCGGTCAGAAGGTGGAGTTCACCACTTACCGCAGCGTAACACATGGCCCTTCCGCGGCTGATGTTATTGCTTTCTGA
- the msbA gene encoding lipid A ABC transporter ATP-binding protein/permease MsbA, which translates to MMNDKDLSTWQTFRRLWPMITPFKAGLIAAAIALVANAASDTFMLSLLKPLLDDGFGKADRSILLWMPLVVIGLMVVRGVSGYISSYCISWVSGKVVMHMRRRLFGHMMRMPVAFFDQQSTGTLLSRITYDSEQVASSSSSALVTVVREGASIIGLFVMMFYYSWQLSVILLVIAPIVSVVIRVVSKRFRNISKTMQNTMGQVTTSAEQMLKGHKEVLIFGGQKVETARFDKVSNRMRQQGMRMVSASSISDPIIQLIASLALAFVLYAASFPSVMETLSAGTITVVFSSMIALMRPLKSLTNVNSQFQRGMAACQTLFSILDMEQEKDEGKLEVKRVNGNVEFKNVTFTYPGRDIPALRDISFNLPEGKTVALVGRSGSGKSTIANLLTRFYDIQEGNILMDGHDLREYTLSSLRDQVALVSQNVHLFNDTIANNIAYARTDMYSREEIEKAATMAYAMDFISKMDQGLDTVIGENGVLLSGGQRQRIAIARALLRDSPVLILDEATSALDTESERAIQAALDELQKNRTSLVIAHRLSTIEKADEILVIEDGCVVERGSHTSLLEERGVYSQLYRMQFGQ; encoded by the coding sequence ATGATGAACGATAAAGATCTCTCCACATGGCAGACATTTCGTCGCCTTTGGCCGATGATCACACCTTTTAAAGCCGGGCTGATCGCTGCGGCTATTGCGCTGGTCGCAAACGCTGCCAGTGATACTTTCATGCTGTCTTTGCTGAAGCCTCTGTTGGATGACGGTTTTGGTAAAGCTGACCGCTCGATCCTACTCTGGATGCCATTGGTCGTTATCGGTCTGATGGTTGTGCGTGGGGTCAGTGGCTACATTTCGAGTTACTGCATTTCATGGGTTTCGGGCAAAGTGGTGATGCATATGCGTCGTCGTCTGTTTGGTCACATGATGAGAATGCCCGTAGCATTCTTTGACCAGCAATCTACCGGTACCTTACTTTCCCGTATCACCTATGATTCCGAGCAGGTGGCGTCTTCATCATCCAGTGCGCTCGTGACCGTCGTACGTGAAGGTGCGTCAATCATTGGTCTGTTTGTCATGATGTTCTATTACAGCTGGCAGCTTTCTGTAATCCTGTTGGTGATTGCGCCGATTGTTTCTGTTGTTATCCGTGTGGTGTCTAAACGCTTCCGTAATATCAGTAAAACAATGCAAAACACTATGGGACAGGTGACGACCAGCGCGGAACAGATGCTCAAAGGTCATAAAGAAGTGTTGATCTTCGGTGGCCAGAAAGTTGAAACCGCGCGTTTTGATAAAGTGAGTAACCGTATGCGCCAGCAAGGTATGCGTATGGTTTCCGCTTCTTCAATTTCAGACCCGATTATTCAGTTGATCGCCTCTCTGGCATTGGCATTCGTGTTGTATGCGGCAAGCTTCCCGTCCGTGATGGAAACGCTCAGCGCGGGTACTATCACCGTTGTGTTCTCTTCTATGATTGCCCTGATGCGTCCGCTGAAGTCCCTGACTAACGTGAACTCCCAGTTCCAGCGCGGTATGGCCGCTTGTCAGACGCTGTTCTCAATCCTGGATATGGAACAGGAAAAAGACGAAGGGAAACTGGAAGTCAAACGCGTTAACGGAAATGTCGAATTCAAAAACGTGACCTTCACTTATCCGGGACGCGATATTCCTGCTTTGCGTGATATTTCCTTCAACCTGCCGGAGGGTAAAACTGTTGCACTGGTTGGCCGCTCAGGTTCCGGTAAATCGACTATCGCGAATTTGCTGACCCGTTTCTATGACATTCAGGAAGGTAATATCCTGATGGATGGTCATGATCTGCGGGAATATACCCTGTCGTCATTACGTGATCAGGTGGCACTCGTTTCTCAGAACGTCCACCTGTTCAATGATACCATTGCCAATAACATCGCTTACGCCCGTACGGATATGTACTCCCGCGAAGAAATCGAAAAAGCGGCGACGATGGCTTACGCGATGGACTTTATCAGCAAAATGGATCAAGGGCTGGATACGGTCATTGGTGAAAATGGCGTTCTGCTCTCTGGTGGCCAGCGTCAGCGTATCGCAATTGCGCGTGCCTTGCTGCGTGACTCGCCGGTTCTGATCCTTGATGAAGCGACATCTGCCCTTGATACTGAATCTGAGCGTGCTATTCAGGCTGCACTCGACGAACTACAGAAAAACCGCACATCCCTGGTGATCGCACACCGTTTATCCACTATTGAAAAGGCCGATGAGATTCTGGTCATTGAAGATGGTTGCGTGGTGGAACGTGGTTCACATACGAGCCTGCTCGAAGAGCGTGGTGTTTACTCACAGCTGTACCGGATGCAGTTTGGCCAATGA
- the cspE gene encoding transcription antiterminator/RNA stability regulator CspE, translating into MSKKNGQVKWFNESKGFGFIEQADGGKDVFVHFSAIATDGFKTLAEGQRVEYTIQDSPRGPAAANVIAL; encoded by the coding sequence ATGTCGAAGAAAAATGGTCAGGTTAAGTGGTTCAATGAAAGCAAAGGTTTTGGTTTTATTGAACAGGCTGATGGCGGTAAGGATGTATTCGTACATTTCTCTGCAATCGCAACCGATGGTTTCAAAACTCTGGCCGAAGGCCAGCGTGTAGAATACACCATTCAGGATAGCCCGCGCGGTCCTGCTGCTGCTAACGTTATTGCACTCTGA